Proteins encoded together in one Miscanthus floridulus cultivar M001 chromosome 16, ASM1932011v1, whole genome shotgun sequence window:
- the LOC136513828 gene encoding WRKY transcription factor 42-like: MESSYLGKRRMNGGADRETPRAPAAFLPAAALGYEYGDAEAAHHLPRRVAAGEMDFFKKEKRERKDAAFAAFVPSDEHGIKEDDLTINMGLHHVGGKKSSIRSEESTVDDGVSSDNVDHRETKAELALAKSELGRLNEENKQLKDFVSRLTLKYNAFQMQMPVYTTLQQQQQRTNNHRALLRGAPGHELMNVVPETKDQEGSGGGHLLPRQFISSIGTAPDDPLRSMGSYAVRGGDSSGSTSNAEPPPPQPGLMVSGKDLMPLPAFEHGHQQQHLAHEMGSSSRADEPPQPHYLATQQGWLSNKVHKFLPAKGPESLPEAATMRKARVSVRARSEAPMINDGCQWRKYGQKMAKGNPCPRAYYRCTMAAGCPVRKQVQRCAEDTTVVITTYEGHHNHPLPPAAMPMASTTAAAASMLLSGSMPSADGGSLMAGSNFLARAVLPCSSNVATISASAPFPTVTLDLTQPAPAQARATGTEPSQLQAALADAPMPLTTQLFGQKLYDPSSKAPAAQADAAGDTVSAAAVIASDPNFTAVLAAAIKSYIGGSGSGSNGAGGSSGTTVLPPAAASSAGDSSRDDKVGEQGS, from the exons ATGGAGTCCTCCTATCTGGGAAAGCGCAGGATGAACGGCGGCGCCGATAGGGAGACGCCCAGGGCGCCCGCTGCGTTCCTCCCGGCCGCCGCGCTGGGGTACGAGTACGGCGACGCGGAGGCGGCCCACCACCTGCCCCGTCGGGTGGCGGCGGGCGAGATGGACTTCTTCAAGAAGGAGAAAAGGGAGAGGAAGGACGCCGCCTTCGCCGCCTTTGTGCCGTCGGACGAGCACGGCATCAAGGAAGACGACCTCACCATCAAC ATGGGTCTGCACCACGTCGGCGGGAAGAAGAGCAGCAtcaggagcgaggagtccaccgtcgacgacGGCGTCTCGTCCGACAACGTCGATCACAGGGAGACCAAAGCTGAG CTGGCACTGGCAAAATCCGAGCTTGGGCGCCTGAACGAAGAGAACAAGCAGCTCAAGGACTTTGTCAGCAGGCTGACCCTCAAGTACAATGCTTTCCAGATGCAGATGCCGGTCTACACTacactgcagcagcagcagcaaaggacCAATAACCATCGAGCCCTTCTTCGCGGAGCTCCAGGCCATGAG CTGATGAACGTCGTTCCGGAGACGAAGGACCAGgaggggagcggcggcggccaccTGCTCCCGCGGCAGTTCATCAGCAGCATCGGCACCGCCCCCGACGACCCGCTGCGCTCCATGGGCTCGTACGCAGTGCGCGGCGGCGACAGCTCGGGGTCGACCAGCAACGCggaaccgccgccgccgcagcccgggCTCATGGTCAGTGGCAAGGACCTGATGCCGCTGCCGGCGTTCGAGCACggccaccagcagcagcacctCGCCCACGAGATGGGTAGCAGCAGCCGGGCGGATGAGCCGCCGCAGCCGCACTACCTGGCGACGCAGCAGGGCTGGCTCTCCAACAAGGTGCATAAGTTCCTCCCCGCCAAGGGCCCCGAGTCCCTCCCCGAGGCCGCCACCATGCGCAAGGCCCGCGTCTCCGTCCGGGCCCGCTCCGAGGCACCCATG ATCAATGATGGGTGCCAATGGAGGAAGTACGGGCAGAAGATGGCCAAGGGCAACCCTTGCCCCCGCGCGTACTACCGCTGCACCATGGCTGCCGGCTGCCCGGTCCGCAAGCAG GTCCAGAGATGCGCCGAGGACACGACGGTGGTGATCACGACGTACGAGGGGCACCACAACCACCCGCTGCCGCCGGCGGCGATGCCGATGGcgtcgacgacggcggcggcggcgtccatgcTGCTGTCCGGGTCGATGCCGAGCGCGGACGGCGGCAGCCTGATGGCCGGGTCCAACTTCCTGGCGCGCGCCGTGCTGCCGTGCTCCTCCAACGTCGCCACCATCTCGGCGTCGGCGCCGTTCCCCACCGTGACGCTGGACCTCACGCAGCCGGCGCCGGCGCAGGCGCGGGCGACGGGGACGGAGCCCTCCCAGCTCCAGGCCGCGCTCGCCGACGCCCCGATGCCGCTGACGACGCAGCTGTTCGGGCAGAAGCTGTACGACCCCTCCTCCAAGGCCCCCGCCGCGCAGGCGGACGCGGCGGGCGACACCGTCAGCGCGGCGGCCGTGATCGCGTCCGACCCCAACTTCACCGCGGTGCTCGCGGCGGCGATCAAGTCGTACATAGGCggtagcggcagcggcagcaacgGCGCCGGCGGGAGCAGCGGGACGACCGTGCTGCCGCCGGCTGCGGCGAGCAGCGCTGGCGATAGCAGCAGAGACGACAAGGTTGGGGAGCAGGGGAGCTGA